From the Acipenser ruthenus unplaced genomic scaffold, fAciRut3.2 maternal haplotype, whole genome shotgun sequence genome, one window contains:
- the LOC131736762 gene encoding transcription intermediary factor 1-beta-like translates to MTPSGSPAPSGKAAANRAAAETQGSIEAPPPDSRTEADAGFSDGVINRKVPVVRLTRLVLDWKPGCKPPRFRVLSGGNGRSDALVQLQHGSVTRTSPCVSFPDSTSPPSDCEGECSSSSPSSSSVPAASSLQRPGAASEPRPGRGREERPRVEGSMHCTSCRTRGQLALCCECGRGFHAQCHVPPLLRLLSAQWKCMLCRDFSEEYKYEFSPKSETPGLSLLDQKKCSHLLLTLYCHKASPSLYKPPSPVSDLGSYVDLTLIRGRLLRKLSPSYCRPEDFVADIWLLLSNVLKHSQKSRVTRTVAVLRSSFPEKLRDTFGDALDPRYLEPEICLSISRKRGNGETSCLDNEESQSKRIRPELSEKT, encoded by the exons GCCCCACCCCCTGACTCGAGGACAGAAGCTGATGCAG GCTTCAGCGACGGAGTCATTAACAG gAAGGTTCCTGTGGTCCGGCTGACCCGGCTGGTTCTGGACTGGAAGCCCGGTTGCAAGCCGCCCCGTTTCAGAGTCCTGTCCGGGGGGAACGGGCGCAGCGATGCGCTGGTGCAGCTTCAGCATGGGAGCGTCACAcgg ACCAGCCCCTGTGTGTCCTTCCCTGACTCCACGTCACCCCCTTCAGACTGCGAGGgggagtgcagcagcagcagcccctcCAGCAGCAGCGTTCCTGCAGCCAGCTCCCTGCAGCGCCCCGGCGCGGCCTCGGAGCCCCGGCccgggagggggagggaggagcgCCCCCGAGTGGAGGGGAGCATGCACTGCACCTCGTGTCGAACCCGGGGCCAGCTGGCGCTGTGCTGCGAGTGCGGGAGGGGGTTCCACGCGCAGTGCCACGTGCCCCCTCTGCTGCGCCtcctgag TGCTCAGTGGAAGTGTATGCTGTGTCGTGATTTCTCAGAGGAGTACAAATACGAGTTCTCTCCCAAATCAGAGACGCCCGGCCTCAGCTTACTGGACCAGAag AAATGTTCGCACCTGCTGTTGACTCTGTACTGTCACAAAGCCAGCCCCAGCCTCTACAAACCCCCCAGCCCGGTCTCG gaCTTGGGTAGCTACGTTGACCTCACTCTGATTCGGGGCCGCTTGCTCAGAAAGCTCTCCCCCTCGTACTGCAGGCCAGAGGACTTTGTGGCTGATATCTGGCTGCTTCTCTCCAACGTCCTGAAACACTCCCAG aaatccAGAGTCACGCGGACGGTGGCGGTCCTGCGATCCTCGTTTCCCGAGAAGCTCCGAGACACTTTCGGAGACGCTCTGGATCCCAGGTATCTGGAGCCGGAGATCTGCTTATCGATTTCGAGGAAGCGAGGGAACGGGGAAACGTCCTGCTTGGATAACGAGGAATCACAAAGCAAGAGAATCCGTCCGGAGCTCTCGGAAAAGACTTGA